A single Klebsiella variicola DNA region contains:
- a CDS encoding ABC transporter ATP-binding protein codes for MASVELIDVAKRYGKQTVLQPLDLTIPDGSFTVLVGPSGCGKSTLLRLLAGLETLSGGTILMNKRPVNDLDPADRDVAMVFQSYALYPHLTVAENLAFHMQVKKVDKQLQKSKVQQVASLLGIDKLLARYPRALSGGQRQRVAMGRAMVRNPQVFLFDEPLSNLDAQLRMELRAEIKSLHQRINTTMIYVTHDQVEAMTLADQIVVMRDGQIVQQGAPLAIYDQPCNTFVARFIGSPPMNLLPGQRAVRDGQPGVACGALWFPLAERWHQAVAQQGDAPLIVGLRPQDILPDAHGAPATVNIMEVTGESTLLHLDWQGFPVHVQVAGRVAVAAQQTLGLTLRRENLHLFDAASGERLAETR; via the coding sequence ATGGCCAGTGTTGAACTGATCGATGTCGCCAAGCGCTACGGCAAACAGACGGTGCTCCAGCCGCTGGACCTCACCATCCCCGACGGCAGCTTTACCGTACTGGTGGGCCCTTCCGGCTGCGGCAAGTCGACCCTGCTGCGCCTGCTGGCCGGTCTCGAAACGCTTTCCGGCGGCACCATTCTGATGAACAAGCGGCCGGTCAACGATCTGGATCCGGCCGACCGCGATGTGGCGATGGTCTTTCAGAGCTACGCGCTCTACCCCCACCTGACGGTGGCGGAAAATCTCGCCTTTCATATGCAGGTCAAAAAGGTGGATAAGCAGTTACAGAAAAGCAAAGTGCAGCAGGTCGCCAGCCTGCTGGGGATTGATAAACTGCTGGCTCGCTATCCGCGTGCGCTCTCCGGCGGCCAGCGCCAGCGGGTGGCGATGGGCCGGGCCATGGTCAGAAACCCCCAGGTTTTCCTGTTCGATGAGCCGCTGTCGAACCTTGACGCCCAGCTGCGGATGGAGCTGCGCGCGGAGATCAAATCCCTTCACCAGCGCATCAATACCACCATGATCTATGTCACCCATGACCAGGTGGAGGCGATGACTCTGGCCGATCAGATTGTGGTGATGCGCGACGGGCAGATCGTCCAGCAGGGGGCGCCGCTGGCCATTTACGACCAGCCCTGCAATACCTTCGTCGCCCGCTTTATCGGCTCCCCGCCGATGAATCTCCTGCCCGGCCAGCGCGCCGTGCGCGACGGCCAGCCCGGCGTCGCCTGCGGCGCGCTGTGGTTTCCGCTGGCCGAACGCTGGCATCAGGCCGTGGCGCAGCAGGGCGATGCCCCGCTGATTGTCGGTCTGCGCCCGCAGGATATTCTGCCGGATGCGCATGGCGCGCCGGCAACGGTAAACATCATGGAGGTGACGGGGGAATCCACCCTGCTGCATCTCGACTGGCAGGGTTTTCCGGTGCATGTGCAGGTTGCCGGCAGGGTGGCGGTCGCGGCGCAGCAGACGCTGGGGCTGACTCTCCGCCGCGAAAACCTGCATCTGTTTGATGCCGCCAGCGGCGAGCGGCTGGCGGAGACGCGCTAA
- a CDS encoding carbohydrate kinase family protein, producing the protein MNNTRTPVLYIVGNYNIDLVMGTLTHWPAQGTEMMLEHSALRPGGSAGNCALAAAAMQLPHCTVGCQGDDAFTPWLAAQFPGGSARWPQYPCETSLTVAITHPNKERSFLSNHGHITRLAAGDVLSQLPAAAGEGDIVLLCGTFLCTGLLSDYPQLLATLRQRGFTLAVDTGWPPQGWSDPLRHEVDRWLGDCDWLLLNDVETLQLAGHPTLAEAAAALAARLSGRGGCAVKRGADGADCWTSDGHHHAPTRPVTVIDTIGAGDSFNAGFLAALLSGKPAAAALRWGNTVAAQAIGTSPRRYPDWHTLQHHLEEATDGQC; encoded by the coding sequence ATGAATAACACCAGGACACCTGTGCTCTATATCGTGGGCAATTACAATATTGATTTAGTGATGGGAACCCTGACCCACTGGCCTGCCCAGGGGACTGAGATGATGCTCGAGCACAGCGCGCTGCGGCCCGGCGGCTCTGCCGGCAACTGCGCGCTGGCCGCCGCCGCCATGCAGCTTCCGCACTGCACGGTCGGCTGTCAGGGCGACGACGCGTTTACTCCGTGGCTGGCGGCACAGTTTCCCGGCGGCAGCGCACGCTGGCCGCAGTATCCCTGTGAAACTTCGCTGACGGTGGCGATCACCCATCCCAACAAAGAGCGCTCCTTCCTCAGCAACCACGGACATATTACCCGCCTGGCCGCCGGGGATGTGTTGAGCCAGCTGCCGGCCGCCGCTGGCGAGGGCGATATCGTGTTGCTCTGCGGTACCTTTCTCTGTACCGGGCTGCTGTCCGACTATCCGCAGCTGCTCGCCACGCTCCGCCAGCGCGGTTTTACCCTTGCCGTCGATACCGGCTGGCCGCCTCAGGGCTGGAGCGACCCGCTGCGTCATGAGGTCGACCGCTGGCTGGGCGACTGCGACTGGCTGTTGCTCAACGACGTTGAAACCCTGCAGCTGGCCGGCCACCCGACCCTCGCCGAAGCCGCCGCAGCCCTGGCGGCACGGCTCAGCGGCCGCGGCGGGTGCGCGGTAAAGCGCGGCGCCGACGGCGCGGACTGCTGGACGAGCGACGGCCATCACCATGCGCCGACCCGGCCAGTCACCGTGATCGATACCATCGGCGCTGGCGACAGCTTTAACGCAGGATTCCTTGCCGCGCTGCTGAGCGGTAAACCTGCGGCAGCCGCGCTGCGCTGGGGAAATACCGTCGCCGCGCAGGCGATCGGCACCTCCCCGCGCCGCTATCCCGACTGGCATACCCTGCAACATCACCTTGAGGAGGCCACCGATGGCCAGTGTTGA
- a CDS encoding carbohydrate ABC transporter permease, whose amino-acid sequence MKRKGYIVLRYLAALAVAISILAPMLWLFLMSVSTTADLTRVPLEWLPRQWDFSRYGHLLSLAPGEPGALFLPALGNSLLVAAGATLVSLLLAIPAAFSFSRYPGRDGWLYAGLGIYMVPPVAFVLPLYFILEHFGLLNTRSGLVLVYCSLIVPFLTWMVKNQFDTLPQDIEQAARLDGLRIWQVLLRITLPLAKPMLGAAALFGWLLAWDEFFYALLFTSNLAAQTLPVTIAGFTAGRATDDGLVAAVGILASVPPLLIAIWLQKSLVSGLTNGGSKG is encoded by the coding sequence ATGAAGCGTAAAGGGTACATCGTACTGCGTTACCTGGCGGCGCTGGCGGTGGCGATCTCGATCCTCGCCCCGATGCTGTGGCTGTTTTTGATGAGCGTCAGCACCACCGCGGACCTCACCCGCGTCCCGCTGGAGTGGCTCCCGCGGCAGTGGGACTTCAGCCGCTATGGCCATCTGCTGTCGCTGGCCCCTGGCGAACCCGGGGCGCTGTTTCTTCCCGCGCTGGGCAACAGCCTGCTGGTGGCCGCCGGGGCGACGCTGGTGTCGTTGTTGCTGGCGATCCCCGCCGCCTTCAGCTTTTCGCGTTATCCCGGCCGCGACGGCTGGCTGTACGCCGGCCTCGGCATCTATATGGTGCCGCCCGTGGCCTTTGTGCTGCCGCTCTATTTTATTCTTGAACACTTTGGCCTGCTCAACACCCGCAGCGGGCTGGTGCTGGTCTACTGCTCGCTGATCGTGCCGTTTCTGACGTGGATGGTCAAAAACCAGTTCGATACCCTGCCGCAGGATATCGAACAGGCGGCCCGGCTTGACGGTCTGCGCATCTGGCAGGTCCTGCTGCGTATCACTCTGCCGCTGGCGAAACCGATGCTTGGCGCCGCCGCGCTGTTCGGCTGGCTGCTGGCGTGGGACGAGTTTTTCTATGCGCTACTGTTCACCAGCAACCTCGCCGCCCAAACGCTGCCGGTGACCATCGCCGGCTTCACCGCTGGCCGCGCCACCGATGACGGGCTGGTGGCGGCGGTCGGCATACTGGCCTCAGTCCCTCCGCTGTTGATTGCTATCTGGTTGCAAAAATCGCTGGTCAGCGGCCTCACCAACGGGGGAAGTAAAGGATAA
- a CDS encoding carbohydrate ABC transporter permease, with protein MLSLQRREHRQAWVLLAPMLIAMFILTAWPLARTLWLSFTDTALAGSGEATHYVWLDNYLYALTDPDFRAAFARTLYFTVVSVAIEGAIGVLVALLLNQRFVGRNVLRVLVILPWALPTIVNAMMWRLNFNPDYGSVNALLSQLGLIDSYRSWLGSPDSALHAVMLADIWKNYPLVTLLVLAALQSVPDDLYEAARLDGASAWRRFRAITFPAIVGPLGVALVLRTIDAFKVFDIIYVMTRGGPLDSTKTLSFFVYQESFSYLRAGSGAAYAMLMSLMCAVLIALYLFLLLRQRRRSVDDEA; from the coding sequence GCATCGTCAGGCATGGGTGCTGTTAGCGCCCATGCTTATCGCGATGTTTATCCTCACCGCATGGCCGCTGGCGCGCACGCTGTGGCTGAGTTTTACCGATACCGCGCTGGCGGGAAGCGGCGAGGCGACCCACTACGTCTGGCTGGATAATTATCTTTATGCCCTGACCGACCCGGACTTTCGTGCGGCCTTCGCGCGAACGCTCTATTTCACCGTGGTCTCGGTGGCGATTGAGGGGGCGATCGGCGTACTGGTGGCGCTGTTGTTGAATCAGCGTTTTGTCGGGCGAAATGTCCTGCGGGTGCTGGTGATCCTGCCGTGGGCGTTGCCAACTATCGTCAACGCCATGATGTGGCGGCTTAACTTTAATCCCGACTACGGCAGCGTTAATGCTCTGCTCAGCCAGCTGGGGCTGATTGACAGCTATCGCAGCTGGCTGGGCTCGCCGGATTCCGCGCTGCACGCGGTGATGCTGGCGGATATCTGGAAAAACTACCCGCTGGTCACCCTGCTGGTGCTGGCCGCCCTGCAGTCTGTTCCCGACGATCTGTACGAGGCGGCGCGGCTCGACGGCGCCTCGGCCTGGCGGCGTTTTCGCGCCATTACCTTTCCGGCCATTGTGGGTCCCCTTGGCGTCGCGCTGGTGCTACGCACCATCGATGCCTTCAAAGTGTTCGACATTATCTATGTTATGACCCGCGGCGGCCCGCTCGACAGTACCAAAACGTTGAGCTTTTTTGTCTATCAGGAGTCCTTCAGCTACCTGCGCGCCGGCAGCGGCGCGGCCTACGCCATGCTGATGAGCCTGATGTGCGCCGTGCTGATAGCCCTGTATCTGTTTTTGCTGCTGCGTCAGCGGCGCCGGAGTGTTGATGATGAAGCGTAA